The DNA region TCAtgctagccatggaggacaaCCATGAATTGCACAACTCCTAAAACATCCCCTTGTTGTGCAAGTTCTATATGTAGGGTTGCTCGGAGATGGACCTGCTTTTCTATTTTACATAATCTTCCAGATGAGCGTGAAAAataacttgtaagttttttaaaGCTCAAAAGACCAGACTCTCTATTTTGCGGGATTTCACAACCAACAACAGCCCCCTTCCAGATTGGCTCTCCGACCATAGCACGCGACAACGCTCGATGACCACTATGAGACCTGGCGACCATGAAGTTAAAATGGCTAGATAGCCGAAGGCTCATGAATGGTATGAGATTGCTGCTTGCGCAATGTCAAAGGTACAAATAGCTCGGGAAAACAACCATAAGCCCACAAGTCCCCATTCGTCTTGGGCGCTGGTCGCTGCCGAGAGACTTGTCATGCCAAGGGTCGTCTCGTGCTTCGAAAGCCTAACTAGCGAGCAAGGTGGACCGGTCAGAGCCTACTCGCCACgatagcacaagaaaaactctCTGAACACTCCGAACAGTGGTTAGGACCGGACAGTCCAAAACCCGCAGGGCTCCCGAGTGGTTTTCCAGCCATCACAAAGGGCTAGGACATTTTTCATTCACGGAAAGGATTGGTTACAGGTGGGTCAATTATATTTGATTGggctaactatcctattacatgcttGTTCTTTCCCTTTTGACTCAAGTGGCTAAAGCTAGGTTGACGCAAAAGGTTACACCTAACTCTTGCATATcatgaagatccaccacctccaagaattCCGAAGTATACGGACTCCTCCTTACCCTTGAACGACTCAAgaaacctcttatactcttccTTAGGGTGGCAGTTGGTCGCTTCGGGAATCAGATGACGGCCTACGTACCGGCCAGGGAGGGTGGCCAACgtgaagaccctgctggagctgttgATCGGCGCCGGTGAACTTGGCTAACCTTCCTTCTACAcctcctccgccttctcctcTCCGTCGGTAtccttctccagaaggtcccagtcgatctccCCCTTGTTATCGGAGATGTCAATAATTTTGATCGGGGCAACCGCACGAGCAAAAGATCAGGCAAGAGCGACAAGGGGAGACCCTCTCTATAACTAGGGAAGCATGACAACCACTGGCTTTAACCCCGCAGGAAGGACTTGTAGATTGTTTGCCCTTGGGGAACCACAGCGAGCAGAGCCGGTGTTAGAGCCAGCGTCATTCATCAACCTTCTCGGTGAGGAATGGGAGGAGGACGCCATGATTCACAAGAAGAGTTGCCTTATCGCCTTGCAAAAACTTAGGTGGGTGGCCGGCTGGGTGAACTCCTGCTTTTATAGCCCAGCTAGTCATTAATTCACATCTGGGGTGAAGGGTGGAACTACCATGGGGGATGTCCCCGATCCTATGATTTACTGCCCTAGGAGCTTACAGCTGCTTCCCGGTCAAAACCAAACATGAGTGGCTCTGTCTGGACACCAACACCTTAGCTCCTCATACCTATCTCGTCTTAAAATCCTCAATCTCAGAAGTATTGAGAAACCTCAACCGGCACGGTATCCGAACCGCTCAAAATCCAAGGGAGCTGCATGGGGAACTGAAAGTCCCTTTTGCTGGTGAGGAAGGCTAAATCGTGCATCACTTCGAGGTGGACAAAGCACCTGTAATTCTGTCCCTTCTTGATGCCCATCGGTGCATCGTAGTGGATCTCAACCTGAGGTAAAGGAATGTCCATCGATGTTAGTTCCCGGTCTCCCTCCAGGATTGTGAGCCAGACAGTCTTAGGTGTTTGACTCGGGTTTTTTGCACCATGCCCAGAGGTCATAAGTCCTTGAACGCTCCCTTCTTCATGACCGCTCTTCCACATAGTGGATCACGCAGCACTTACCGATGATCTGAACAGGAACCTCCTCAAAGAAGGCGTGCGCAGGTAGCCCCTCTATCCTGAGCGGGACATGGAAGGCAACATGTGCAGAATCCGCATACCTCCGCTGGTTCCAGGCAGCGAACCGGAATTCTCGGCCACGGTGGAGTATGCTCTGTGCCCGCATCACCTTGTCCCAGATGTGGCAATtgctaaaaatgatcaagaagtCTTCCAGGTGGTGCTTGACCCCTGGCAATCATGTACACAGACACCGAACTCCACCGAGAGCGCGTTGGAGAGGTGGTGCAGCTCTTTGCGGCCGGCTCCCCGTGAGCCAGCACACGGCTGCGCGGTCCAAAAGCTTCTCCATCCTTCTGGTCACATCTCCCGTCGCAGAGATGACCACCTCGTCGTCAAGAGGTCTGGCCGCCGGGTCTCCAGGGAAAGTAGGGCATGGGTTGGCGAGCTCAGTAGCGGCATGCAAGACAGCAGGCTGGTTTGTGCACCTGTTAGAGGGACTTGCAAGCAGGGcttctttgtaagaaaagtGCGGTTGATCTCCGGATTGAGAATTGTCGACGGGTTTATGGCGCGGTTTTCTCTGGTTGGCCGGGTTGCTGTTTGGTTGCTTAGCACAAGGTAGCGAGGGCGGGTCACTGGCCTTGATCTTGCACTCAAAGGAGCAGTGGCCGGACCTCTTGCATTTCCAGCAACACGGAGCCTCTCTGCAGCTCACAGCTCTGTAGTCAATACCGAAACAATTGAGGCATTTCCCTTGTGCTCTCCTCAAGAAAGCCTTCCTGTTGGATGTTGGGCATTGGCGTTAGGAGCCGTGCCAACCTGAGGACGGTGAAAAGAATGTGCTCTAACTTTTCTCCTCCAGTGCTTAGACCTCACCAAGCACCATCCCTCATCAGAATCATCTGCATCTCTATCTCGAGGCCCTCTCTGTAGGACCCGAGGATTCCGCAAAGGGGATTTCATTGCTCTGTACCTGTAATCCGTCTGCCTGGTGAACGCCACTTGAGTGCAGTTGCTTGTTTCCGCCTTGCCCAGGCAAGAACATGCTGCGATTACTGCTTTCTTTGCTCCCTGGGAACAGCTGGAACCCAAGCTTTTGCGACCCTGCATTGTTGTCAAATTGAAAACAAAGGAGATTTTGTGGAAGGTCGTTCTCACCCACCGTAGAAGCTCTGCCTCCTGGCCGGAGACCATTGGTGACTCTGCGTCCTGACTCGAAGCACCGTGCTGGCCGCTGAACACTCGGCACACCCTCGCACTTTTCGGACAGAGGGTCACTTCGGTAGCAGGTGCTGCAACTTTGAATGCAGCTACTGGGCGGAACGGCATGGAAGCTGGAAGAGGGCGCCCGCGGGTGTGCGCCAGCGATTGGCCTGCAAAGGGCAGAGATCTTTGGCGTAGCAGCCCGATTGATACCTGGTTCAGAGTGGATTGGCAACGAAGAAGGGTGCCCGCTCCCCAGCCATTTAGCACCAGCAAAGCACCAACTAGCTGGATTTGACGACACTCCTGTCAGCCAGAAAGCAGGTGATGACCAGCGTGCTCCATGAGCCTCCGAATCGCCGGCGAGATTGAGATCTGGCCCCCTGCAACCCTGCGTCTGATCTCCCCTCTTGCTGCGAAGGAGGGGTCTCCGGGACGCATTCTTCCTCCGATTCTTCACGCATGAATTGGAGGATCTGGTGCGTAGAGGTGGTGGGCGGCTGGGTCTGTGGTGGATCTGAGAAACGAGTGGGCATAGGCTGGATTGTGGTGATGAATTTGCAAAGAGGGGACGAGTCGCCCGCCGGCTCGTGAGAGCCTCGTAACGGCTGCATCATATTTGGTGGGCAAAGAGAATGTTCATTGTTTTATGTTCTCTAGAGGTAAACATTCTGCGATTCTCTTATCGCAGGTGCCTTTCACTGTTCATTTTGATCATGGCAGTTCCAAGTCAGACTTACTTGAAGCTCTTGAGATGGTATGTGAAGATGATGCATCATTTCTTCAAACATGCATTACCAAAACGACGTGCATACATTCCCTAACCATGAACGCCTTTATCTTAATCTTGAGTTTTCTCCTGGTCAATTGCTGTGACCTTTAAATTTCCAGGGATTTGATTCAATCATGGGGATGGTTCACATTTACCTTTAGGGGAGAATATATTTTACACAAAAATCATATCATCCTTGGCTCATGCGAAAGGCATACTTGTGGAAGCAGAGTTGGGTAGACTTTCAGGCTCTGAAGATGGCTTGACAGTTGAAGAATATGAAGCAAGATTTACCAATGTTGCTCAGGTGAATTTCTTGTTCTGTAACAAATGTGAACTCAGTGGCCTTCTATCGTTATATACCTGTGGTAACTAATTCTAGAAATGTTTGTGGTATATATTTTCAGGCTGAAGGATTTATTGATGAGACGAGTATTGACGCTCTAGCAGTATGCATTGGAAATGTTCATCGAAAATATCCACCTAGTGGACCAAACCTCAGATTTGACTTGCTAAAGGTCAGACAAATGCAATTACACTTTGCAAAGGTTTAGACGTTTAGTGTTGGTCTTTGTCTCAGCATGGAATATTTATTGAGGAAACAGTTGTGCCTATAGTAAATACCCTCTTGCACTTGCATCTAGAAGATCACAGGAAAATTTCTGTACAGGGAAAATTAGATTTGTCTTATGATTGCCTTTAGTTGTGTAAGTCCTTACGAATCCGAATGTTCTTTAAATGATGACAGGACCTTCATGCTTTAACCTTGAAGAAAGGAATTAGCTTGGTTCTCATGGAGCATCTGGCCTACCTCATGAGCTCGTAAAGGTTGGGTACATTGTTAATTGTTTCAGTTTTGATTTATTAGATTGGTGAAGCGGTAGCTTGTAGCTATTGCTGTTAGAGTTTCCTACTCCAACTCACCTACAAGATTAAGCTATTGAGGAAAAGTGGGCAAACCATCACCCACGATATGTTAAACCTTCGGTGAAGCTAGTTTGTGTAGGAGGCTCAACGTGGTATTGGAGCCTAGAATTGTTTGTTGAATACTTATTTATGACATTTACGACAGACCAAAAAAAACAGAATTATCCGAACACCACAATAGTTCTTACTTAGCAAATGTGGGGACAGGTCATGAGCGCTAGATTTAAGTTATAATACAATGTTGAGGATACTTCATTTGTCGTTCTTCTTGGATAAAACATACATACCAATTCACAATTTCAGACAAAATCTTGTGCTATTGATGAACTcatatttcaaaaaatattattatggGTGGAATTGGTCATGCAAGCGCCAATAATCATGTGTCAATTTTACGAGCAGGAATGCATAGATTTGGGTGTGAGGAATTTCAACGTGAACACAGAGTTTCGAAACAGTTACCTGGAGTCCCTTAATAAGCCAGAAAAGGACCTGATTCAGGTCATGGCATGTGCTAAAGAAGCAATGAAAGCTGTTGTAGCAGAGAAAATACACCTCTTTGAATCAGCTGGGAAGGCCTGAGCGCAGCCCCCACGCGAAAAACTGGCGCCAGCAACACGCAACCCGTTCTTCAAATTTTGCTCTCTTTATTTACTCTTTCTTTTGGAAGCTTTTGTGCATGTCAACATGCCCACAATGAATTTATATCTTATGCTGCCTCATTAAATTCATTTGTCTCTTGAGCAACCTAAAAGTGTCTTCAACAATATGGTCAACATTCTGCCtatttgaaaaactagatcTGATCTTTAACGGGGATGGAGTCTGCTAgcgcctccccccccccccccccgagcccGGCGTCCATCCACCGGGCATCGCCGACGTCCCCCCACCTAGCTCCCGCGCCTGCAACACAAGGCTCACCTCTCTCCCCTCTTGCTCCGCCATTTCTTCCAAGCGTCTCCTCGGTAGGTCGCTCCAAAGTCCAGCTTTGGCTCGACACAACACCCCTCTCCGCCTCCTCGATCGAGCCGACACTGACGCCGGTCATCCATGCTTCCAGACTTTGTCCCGCACAGAAAGGCAAGTCCATCCTTCAAGAGGAAGGGCCATCCCTTCACCTCCGTGCCCCTTCATCTGGTTTCATGGCCGCTGCCAAATCCATCGGCGCCGTGCCCCTCGCCTCCTCAGTCCGATGATGAGGGCTGGACCTTGCTGACCGGTCGTCGTCGCTGtc from Phragmites australis chromosome 8, lpPhrAust1.1, whole genome shotgun sequence includes:
- the LOC133927598 gene encoding LOW QUALITY PROTEIN: uncharacterized protein LOC133927598 (The sequence of the model RefSeq protein was modified relative to this genomic sequence to represent the inferred CDS: inserted 1 base in 1 codon), which produces MEGNMCRIRIPPLVPGSEPEFSATVEYALCPHHLVPDVAIAKNDQEVFQVVLDPWQSCTQTPNSTESALERWCSSLRPAPREPAHGCAVQKLLHPSGHISRRRDDHLVVKRSGRRVSRESRAWVGELSSGMQDSRLVPFTVHFDHGSSKSDLLEALEMHGDGSHLPLGENIFYTKIISSLAHAKGILVEAELGRLSGSEDGLTVEEYEARFTNVAQAEGFIDETSIDALAVCIGNVHRKYPPSGPNLRFDLLKDLHALTLKKGISLVXHGASGLPHELVKECIDLGVRNFNVNTEFRNSYLESLNKPEKDLIQVMACAKEAMKAVVAEKIHLFESAGKA